From Jeotgalibaca dankookensis, one genomic window encodes:
- a CDS encoding LysR family transcriptional regulator, which yields MDIQKLKYFIEIADAKNISQAARNLFVTQPTLSLSLKKMEQELNMPLFVHEHEPFQLTLPGKMLYEKGKKIVHSFDDLMDEMRTMQQHSPKQSIRLGLTTLFSLQFMEQISQFIATHPDVELNIRHEGSNKLQHLLANNLIDIALVSFPNTEEKDIDIEPLETTTKGYNVHVVVPEDNPLSQKEELTFYDLKDQSFASLTEDFKIGKMLIEQAHAHGYQPNIAIYNNDVQILIRSLKQSCAICLLPIEYKSTFSVTGLKWIPLKDKFNYYPIGIGLRKDYVCSKEINELISLIKNN from the coding sequence ATGGATATCCAGAAGTTAAAGTATTTTATAGAAATAGCAGACGCTAAAAACATATCCCAAGCTGCAAGAAACTTGTTTGTAACCCAACCTACTCTATCGCTGTCCTTAAAAAAAATGGAGCAAGAGTTAAATATGCCATTATTCGTACATGAACACGAGCCGTTTCAATTAACTCTACCTGGTAAAATGCTCTATGAGAAAGGTAAAAAAATTGTTCATTCTTTTGATGACTTAATGGATGAAATGCGCACCATGCAACAACATTCACCAAAGCAATCAATTAGACTAGGTCTTACTACACTATTTTCTTTGCAGTTTATGGAACAAATTTCGCAATTTATCGCTACGCACCCAGATGTAGAATTAAATATTCGCCACGAAGGATCTAATAAACTACAACATTTACTCGCTAACAATCTTATTGATATTGCTTTAGTATCATTTCCAAATACAGAAGAAAAAGACATTGATATTGAACCTTTAGAAACAACAACTAAAGGATATAATGTTCATGTCGTTGTACCTGAAGATAATCCTTTAAGTCAAAAAGAGGAGCTAACTTTCTATGACTTAAAAGATCAGTCCTTTGCCTCCTTAACGGAAGATTTTAAAATTGGTAAAATGTTAATTGAGCAAGCACATGCACACGGGTATCAACCCAATATTGCTATTTACAATAATGATGTTCAAATCTTAATCCGCAGTTTAAAACAATCCTGTGCTATTTGTTTATTACCAATCGAATATAAGTCAACCTTCTCAGTTACAGGGCTAAAATGGATTCCTTTAAAGGATAAGTTTAATTATTATCCGATAGGAATTGGTTTAAGAAAAGATTACGTCTGCTCTAAAGAAATAAATGAGTTGATTTCTTTAATTAAAAACAACTAA
- a CDS encoding Dps family protein, giving the protein MENKDVNNVLNKIVASHGVFYVRLHQFHWFIKGSHFFTLHEKFEELYDDVTANMDLVAERLLALGGQPYATLNEFLEHSVLEERVEDRDLSQDKMVQAVITDLRSMGNLLDEGITLTDEAKDFPSNDMLIAMKEEAEKQIWMLNAYLGNVI; this is encoded by the coding sequence ATGGAAAACAAAGATGTCAACAATGTTTTGAACAAAATCGTTGCAAGTCACGGTGTATTCTATGTTCGTCTTCACCAATTTCACTGGTTTATTAAAGGATCACACTTTTTCACACTGCACGAAAAGTTTGAAGAACTGTATGATGATGTAACAGCTAATATGGATTTAGTTGCAGAGCGTTTACTAGCTTTAGGTGGTCAACCTTACGCAACATTAAACGAGTTTTTAGAACATTCTGTTCTTGAAGAAAGAGTAGAAGATCGAGACCTTTCTCAAGATAAAATGGTCCAAGCAGTTATTACAGATTTAAGATCAATGGGTAACTTACTAGACGAAGGAATTACTCTAACAGATGAAGCGAAAGATTTTCCATCTAATGATATGCTGATTGCTATGAAGGAAGAGGCTGAAAAACAAATTTGGATGCTTAATGCTTACTTAGGTAATGTAATATAG
- a CDS encoding methyl-accepting chemotaxis protein: MNKITKETNLTGFFFTLFMYLIILVGYFMEVIRGNRTVGMLVFLGVCLLLIYGTSFFIYRKEKSSPKVSYIVILGFLIPYGYTLLTSTSVLSFIYIAPLFIISFMFFEMKLISILSVSVLLLNVFFVRRMTLLGIYNSQETELLSTIALLVTVVVGSLLVGYYNKNLMDNMKKLLEDEQKRIKNKETTAKEVHEFSSLLVESAQELTASSEEASSVAEEMSKTIEDIANGVSDQAHDVQKGLQVVDEMGDLLNSDQKFMFTLNQDLEHIDKMKQEGTEVLQELIRETNTHNNAIIDISENINLTQMSVENIGKVVELITSIAEQTNLLALNAAIEAARAGESGKGFAVVADEVRKLAEESKQSANQIKEIIQTLTNNTTTVVETMLDVKNISESQSASVDKTHTRFMKIDDAVKKIQNSMEKLSHSSNVIVEKKNEIIELMRNLSEVSENNASGTQEISASIEEQAAGIEQTAITSESLTNLAVQLETALNKL, from the coding sequence TTGAATAAAATTACTAAAGAAACAAATTTAACCGGTTTTTTCTTTACTCTATTTATGTATCTTATTATTTTAGTGGGCTATTTTATGGAAGTTATACGAGGTAACCGCACGGTTGGTATGTTAGTATTCCTAGGTGTGTGCTTACTACTAATTTATGGAACAAGTTTTTTTATCTATCGTAAGGAAAAGTCTTCCCCTAAAGTTAGTTATATAGTTATACTAGGTTTCTTAATTCCCTATGGCTATACCTTGTTAACTAGTACATCTGTACTTTCTTTTATATACATAGCGCCTCTATTTATTATTTCATTTATGTTTTTTGAAATGAAATTAATTTCTATATTGAGCGTTAGCGTACTATTATTAAATGTTTTTTTTGTTAGAAGGATGACCCTTCTAGGCATTTATAATAGCCAAGAAACCGAACTGCTTTCCACAATTGCTTTATTAGTAACCGTTGTAGTTGGGAGTCTACTTGTTGGATATTATAACAAAAATCTAATGGATAACATGAAGAAGCTATTAGAAGATGAGCAAAAGCGTATTAAGAATAAGGAGACGACTGCAAAAGAAGTCCATGAGTTTTCATCATTATTAGTCGAATCCGCCCAAGAATTAACAGCTAGCTCGGAAGAAGCAAGTAGTGTGGCGGAAGAAATGTCAAAAACAATTGAAGATATTGCGAATGGCGTAAGTGACCAGGCGCATGATGTCCAAAAGGGTCTTCAAGTTGTAGATGAGATGGGTGACTTATTAAATTCCGATCAAAAATTTATGTTTACTCTTAACCAGGATTTGGAACATATCGATAAGATGAAGCAAGAGGGAACAGAAGTTTTACAAGAATTAATTAGAGAAACCAACACACACAATAACGCTATTATCGATATATCCGAAAATATTAATTTAACTCAAATGAGTGTTGAAAATATTGGAAAGGTCGTTGAATTAATTACTAGCATTGCCGAGCAGACTAACCTTTTAGCACTTAATGCCGCTATAGAAGCGGCTCGAGCAGGTGAATCAGGAAAAGGCTTTGCAGTAGTAGCAGACGAAGTAAGAAAATTGGCAGAAGAATCAAAGCAATCTGCTAACCAAATAAAAGAAATCATCCAGACATTAACAAATAATACAACAACTGTTGTAGAGACCATGTTAGATGTTAAGAATATAAGCGAATCTCAAAGCGCAAGTGTCGACAAAACACATACGAGATTTATGAAAATTGATGATGCGGTTAAAAAAATTCAAAACTCAATGGAAAAATTAAGTCATTCAAGTAATGTTATCGTTGAAAAGAAAAATGAAATAATCGAATTAATGCGAAATTTATCCGAAGTATCCGAAAATAATGCTTCTGGAACTCAGGAAATTTCTGCATCCATTGAAGAACAAGCAGCTGGAATTGAACAAACAGCTATTACAAGTGAAAGTTTAACAAATTTAGCAGTTCAACTAGAGACCGCACTTAATAAGCTATAA
- a CDS encoding alpha-ketoacid dehydrogenase subunit beta — translation MVQMTYLEAINKGIEEEMTRDKKVVIFGEDVGGVKGGVFGATQGLAAKFGDERCFNTPLTEGEIAGIANGLGLIGYRAIGEFQFADYMLPAVNQILSETAKMRYRTKGDWTTPIVFRAPYGGGVRGGFYHSQSTEKVFFGQPGLRIVTPSNPYDAKGMIKAAIRSDDPVIFYEHKRLYRLLKADVPEEDYVVSIDKAQVVREGSDITVIGYGMVLQHALKAAEELAKDGIDAEVVDVRSIYPLDKETLVEAAKKTGKVLLITEDNKEGSIMSEIAAIISEEALFDLDAPIQRLAGPDVPSMGYALSLEREFLVNEEQVLEAMRELAEY, via the coding sequence ATGGTTCAAATGACTTATTTAGAAGCTATTAATAAAGGTATTGAAGAAGAAATGACGCGAGATAAGAAAGTTGTTATCTTTGGAGAAGATGTCGGTGGTGTCAAAGGTGGCGTGTTTGGTGCTACACAAGGCTTGGCTGCAAAGTTTGGGGATGAACGTTGTTTTAATACACCGTTAACAGAAGGTGAGATTGCCGGAATTGCAAATGGACTAGGTCTGATTGGATATCGCGCAATAGGGGAATTTCAATTTGCCGACTATATGCTTCCAGCGGTAAACCAGATTTTATCAGAAACTGCAAAAATGAGATATAGAACTAAAGGAGATTGGACGACTCCGATTGTCTTTAGAGCGCCTTACGGTGGTGGTGTACGTGGTGGTTTTTATCATTCACAATCAACAGAAAAAGTATTCTTCGGACAACCAGGATTGAGAATCGTAACTCCATCAAATCCTTATGACGCTAAAGGAATGATTAAAGCGGCGATACGTTCAGACGATCCAGTTATATTTTATGAGCATAAACGTTTATATCGCTTGTTAAAAGCCGATGTACCGGAAGAAGATTATGTTGTATCAATTGATAAAGCACAAGTAGTACGCGAAGGAAGCGATATTACAGTTATTGGCTATGGAATGGTTTTACAGCATGCGTTAAAAGCGGCAGAAGAGCTTGCTAAAGATGGTATCGATGCAGAAGTCGTTGACGTACGTTCAATTTATCCTTTAGACAAAGAAACGCTTGTCGAAGCGGCTAAAAAAACCGGTAAAGTATTACTAATTACAGAAGATAATAAAGAAGGTAGTATCATGAGTGAAATTGCAGCTATTATATCAGAAGAAGCATTGTTTGACTTAGATGCACCAATCCAACGATTAGCAGGTCCAGATGTTCCAAGTATGGGATATGCGCTTTCGCTTGAAAGAGAGTTCTTAGTGAACGAAGAACAAGTATTAGAAGCAATGCGAGAATTAGCTGAATATTAG
- the buk gene encoding butyrate kinase → MEDIVIVINPGSTSTKVACFSNGALLADETIRHTTDEISKFEGIAEQLTYRKEMINRFIEKQNIKPKDVQAVVGRGGLLRPIPGGTYLVDETMVEDLKSAKYGSHASNLGGVLAYEFSKKYGIPAYIVDPVVVDEFHPLARLSGLKGIERRSVGHALNQKAVGRKILADNGKEYEKSNIIVAHLGGGISIGAHQKGEMVDVVNGLDGEGPYSPERTGSLPLIDFAAYIQTEDMTIKEVKSLIAGKGGIKSYLNEIDLRIITEQIENGDKKAQYYIDGMCYQISKSIGEMATVLAGKVDYIILTGGASYSEYIVNQIKKNTEWIAPVEVYAGEMEMSALYQGAVRIFEGKEKARDYKEAKIRKAEVN, encoded by the coding sequence ATGGAAGATATAGTCATCGTGATTAATCCGGGGTCAACGTCAACGAAAGTCGCTTGTTTCTCAAATGGAGCGTTACTTGCCGATGAAACGATTAGACATACGACAGACGAAATTTCGAAATTTGAAGGAATCGCGGAACAATTAACATATAGGAAAGAAATGATTAATAGATTTATTGAAAAGCAAAATATTAAGCCTAAAGATGTACAAGCAGTAGTCGGTAGAGGTGGACTTTTGCGACCGATACCAGGTGGAACGTATTTAGTTGATGAAACCATGGTCGAAGATTTGAAATCTGCCAAGTATGGGTCGCATGCATCAAATCTAGGTGGCGTTTTAGCATATGAATTTAGTAAAAAATATGGCATACCTGCTTATATCGTTGATCCAGTTGTCGTAGACGAGTTCCATCCTCTTGCACGCCTATCAGGATTAAAAGGGATTGAAAGGCGGAGTGTTGGGCATGCTTTGAATCAAAAAGCAGTTGGCCGAAAAATATTAGCTGACAATGGTAAAGAATATGAAAAGAGTAACATCATTGTTGCCCATTTAGGTGGAGGTATTAGCATAGGTGCACATCAAAAAGGCGAAATGGTAGATGTTGTCAATGGTTTGGACGGAGAAGGTCCCTATTCACCGGAAAGAACTGGCTCTCTACCCTTAATTGATTTTGCAGCATACATTCAAACTGAAGATATGACTATAAAAGAAGTTAAGTCACTAATAGCAGGTAAGGGTGGTATTAAGTCCTATCTCAATGAAATTGATTTAAGAATTATCACTGAACAAATTGAAAATGGTGATAAAAAAGCACAATACTATATTGACGGTATGTGTTACCAAATATCAAAATCTATTGGTGAAATGGCAACTGTTTTAGCGGGAAAAGTAGATTACATCATTCTAACAGGTGGAGCTAGTTATTCGGAGTACATCGTTAATCAAATCAAAAAAAATACCGAATGGATAGCACCCGTTGAAGTGTATGCAGGAGAAATGGAAATGAGTGCGTTGTATCAAGGTGCTGTTCGGATTTTTGAAGGGAAAGAGAAAGCACGCGATTACAAAGAGGCCAAAATTAGGAAAGCTGAGGTAAATTAA
- the lpdA gene encoding dihydrolipoyl dehydrogenase, whose protein sequence is MARETDLLILGGGTGGYVAAIRAAQKGMKVVIVEKDKLGGTCLHRGCIPSKALLRSAEVHDTMKKSAEFGIENEGGFKVNFSKIQERKQAIVDQLHQGVQALCKKNKITILHGTGAVLGPSIFSPVSGAIAVTFDDPEVEEEIIVPKKVIIATGSTPHTLPALPLDEEMILSSNGMLELEQLPESIAIVGGGVIGVEWASLLNSLGVSVTLIEFLDRLVVNESKSISKELKKSFEKRGITVKLNSEVVSAEKSKKQVHLKIKDQDDVVVEKVMVAIGRKPNVNKIGLQNTSIKYDNKGIQVNEFYQTAEGHIYAIGDCIDTLQLAHVAMKEGEIAVSHMLNEAVEPINYVNVPRATYTNPEIASVGYTKETLPENRKVKMGTFNFNGNGKALITGGDLGFVEVIRDEETDDLLGVSIIGPHATDLISEASTSIYLDATPLELGEAIHPHPTLSEAIQEAALDTYKMAIHK, encoded by the coding sequence ATGGCAAGAGAAACAGATTTACTCATTTTAGGGGGAGGCACAGGAGGTTATGTAGCCGCCATTCGAGCTGCTCAAAAAGGTATGAAAGTGGTCATTGTAGAGAAAGATAAACTGGGAGGAACTTGCCTGCACAGAGGTTGTATCCCATCTAAAGCATTACTGCGTAGTGCCGAAGTACACGATACCATGAAGAAGTCTGCAGAATTTGGGATTGAAAATGAAGGCGGTTTCAAAGTTAATTTTTCAAAAATTCAAGAACGAAAACAAGCAATCGTCGATCAATTGCATCAAGGAGTTCAAGCACTCTGTAAAAAAAATAAAATCACTATTTTACATGGGACCGGCGCTGTTTTAGGACCATCTATCTTTTCACCAGTGTCAGGGGCTATAGCAGTTACGTTTGACGATCCTGAAGTAGAAGAAGAAATTATTGTTCCAAAAAAAGTAATTATCGCAACGGGATCAACGCCACACACCTTACCAGCACTTCCACTAGATGAAGAAATGATTCTTTCATCAAATGGTATGTTGGAATTAGAACAACTACCAGAATCTATTGCAATTGTAGGCGGTGGCGTAATTGGTGTTGAATGGGCATCTTTATTAAATAGCTTAGGTGTGTCCGTTACATTAATTGAATTTCTAGATCGGTTAGTCGTAAACGAAAGTAAGTCAATTTCAAAAGAGTTGAAAAAATCATTTGAAAAACGCGGCATCACCGTTAAATTGAATAGTGAAGTCGTTTCCGCAGAGAAATCAAAAAAACAAGTTCATTTAAAAATTAAAGATCAAGATGACGTAGTTGTTGAGAAAGTAATGGTCGCTATTGGCCGTAAGCCCAACGTTAATAAAATTGGTTTACAAAATACTTCCATCAAATACGACAACAAAGGCATTCAGGTGAATGAATTTTATCAAACAGCTGAAGGTCATATTTATGCGATAGGTGATTGTATTGATACCTTACAACTTGCCCATGTTGCTATGAAAGAGGGAGAAATTGCTGTTAGTCATATGCTAAATGAAGCAGTTGAACCGATAAATTATGTAAATGTACCAAGAGCTACCTATACAAATCCAGAAATTGCTAGTGTCGGTTACACAAAAGAAACATTGCCAGAAAACCGCAAAGTTAAGATGGGTACTTTTAACTTTAATGGTAACGGAAAAGCTTTAATTACAGGAGGAGACTTAGGGTTTGTAGAAGTCATTCGGGATGAAGAAACAGATGATTTATTGGGTGTATCAATTATTGGGCCTCATGCAACAGACCTTATCTCAGAAGCAAGTACATCTATATACCTAGATGCAACACCATTGGAACTGGGTGAAGCAATCCATCCGCATCCAACGCTATCAGAGGCTATTCAAGAAGCAGCGCTTGATACTTATAAAATGGCAATACATAAATAG
- a CDS encoding phosphate acyltransferase — MITIAVANGSRSEMLEFVTRAHEKYSNEIKFIVFDTKQNIDSNNLWTYIQCETEKEMIHEAVKSVASNQAQILVKGIVSTHVLLKEVLREEHDLKKQGVLSHAALINLPQLNRPLLLADAGMNIEPSKEVLTGIIDNTVEVAFKIGLENPKVALLSAAENYNPKMPSSVMAKEVTDYYSNNKTAIIHGPISFDLALSKEAVAHKGFSGPIEGDADVIIVPNIDVGNALYKALVLFGGAITGGTIVGTKVPIVLTSRSDAIESKLYSLEFAIKQIKK, encoded by the coding sequence ATGATAACCATAGCGGTTGCGAATGGCTCACGTTCGGAAATGTTGGAATTTGTTACCCGCGCACATGAGAAATATTCAAACGAGATAAAATTTATTGTTTTTGACACGAAGCAGAATATCGATAGCAATAATTTATGGACATACATTCAATGTGAAACAGAAAAAGAGATGATTCATGAAGCCGTTAAATCTGTTGCAAGTAACCAAGCACAAATTCTTGTAAAAGGAATTGTATCGACTCATGTGCTTTTAAAGGAAGTTTTAAGAGAAGAGCATGACTTGAAAAAACAAGGTGTCCTTTCCCATGCCGCTTTGATTAATTTACCACAATTGAATCGTCCACTTTTATTAGCTGATGCAGGTATGAACATAGAACCTTCTAAAGAGGTTTTAACCGGAATTATTGATAATACAGTAGAAGTTGCCTTTAAAATTGGGCTAGAAAACCCAAAAGTTGCCTTATTAAGTGCTGCTGAGAATTATAACCCTAAGATGCCTTCATCTGTCATGGCTAAAGAAGTAACGGATTATTATTCTAATAATAAAACTGCAATTATCCACGGACCAATATCTTTTGATTTAGCTCTATCGAAGGAAGCAGTTGCTCATAAAGGATTTAGCGGTCCAATAGAAGGTGACGCTGATGTAATAATCGTTCCCAATATCGATGTAGGCAATGCTTTATACAAAGCGCTTGTACTATTTGGAGGGGCAATTACAGGCGGAACCATCGTTGGAACTAAAGTACCTATTGTTTTAACTTCAAGAAGTGATGCAATCGAAAGTAAACTGTATTCACTAGAATTTGCTATTAAACAAATAAAAAAATAA
- a CDS encoding thiamine pyrophosphate-dependent dehydrogenase E1 component subunit alpha yields MEKLKTTGLSKEELVQAYKDILMGRRLDERLWQLTRIGKTSFNISGQGAEVAQVAMAMAFEPEKDYFLPYYRDMTATLTWGMTPKDIIMGSFGKDADPSSHGRQMPNHYGSKEHNIVSHSSTVSTQIPLATGIAYGAILEKSDFVTLTTTGEGSSNQGEVHEAMNFAGVKNLPVIFGIENNEYAISVGTKEQYAAKKLSDRAIGYGFDGFTVDGNDFAATYLAFKKAVKKARDKKGPTLIEMMVSRLTSHSADDDHTIYRSKEELDSLKEKDPLLAFEKQLIDEGYMTKEEMLELDKDIKAQVNKATDDAEDMPDPTPESLYEQVYAE; encoded by the coding sequence ATGGAAAAACTTAAAACAACAGGCTTATCAAAAGAGGAATTGGTCCAAGCATATAAAGATATCCTCATGGGACGCCGCTTAGATGAGCGTTTATGGCAATTAACTAGAATTGGAAAAACTTCTTTCAATATTTCAGGTCAAGGGGCAGAAGTTGCTCAAGTAGCAATGGCAATGGCATTTGAACCAGAAAAAGACTATTTCTTACCTTACTATCGTGATATGACAGCTACTTTGACATGGGGTATGACTCCGAAAGATATCATTATGGGATCTTTTGGTAAGGATGCTGATCCATCATCGCACGGTCGCCAAATGCCAAACCACTATGGATCAAAGGAACATAATATTGTATCCCATTCATCGACCGTAAGTACTCAGATACCTTTAGCAACAGGGATAGCCTACGGTGCAATATTAGAAAAATCTGATTTCGTTACACTTACAACAACTGGTGAAGGTTCTTCTAACCAAGGTGAAGTACATGAAGCAATGAACTTTGCTGGAGTAAAAAACTTACCTGTTATTTTTGGAATTGAAAACAACGAATACGCCATATCGGTAGGAACAAAAGAGCAATATGCCGCAAAGAAATTATCTGATCGTGCAATTGGATACGGATTTGATGGTTTTACAGTTGACGGTAATGATTTCGCAGCTACCTATTTAGCATTTAAAAAAGCTGTTAAAAAAGCTCGTGATAAAAAAGGACCAACATTGATTGAGATGATGGTATCACGTTTGACTTCACATTCTGCAGACGATGACCATACTATCTACCGTTCTAAAGAAGAGTTAGATAGTTTGAAAGAAAAAGACCCTTTATTAGCCTTTGAAAAACAATTAATTGATGAAGGCTATATGACTAAAGAAGAAATGCTTGAGCTAGATAAAGACATTAAAGCACAGGTGAACAAAGCGACAGATGATGCTGAAGACATGCCAGACCCAACACCTGAATCATTATATGAACAAGTATATGCAGAATAA
- a CDS encoding PTS sugar transporter subunit IIC → MATVEKERLSVKVFINKVLAGTALGTIIALIPNAILTAILSYVSDNPVAAIIIQAAVTFQLATPLIIGGLIALQFGLKPAEMMVTAGAAFVGSGVIKLGDLNTYVGAGTGDIINIMITASVAVLLIRAIGDKFGSVAIIALPIFVGIGAGVIGMLTLPYVTQVTVGIGATINRFTELQPILMSVLIACSFGALIISPITTVGISLAIQISGVSAGAAAMGIAATTIVLVINSWKVNESGVTLAIALGGMKTMMPNLFRTPIILLPCLFTAAISSIPVTIFGVSGVPSSAGFGLVGLVGPLASLDAGLGVVPLIISWFIVPTLAAFLAQFLFEKVFKLYDRENVFKFLG, encoded by the coding sequence TTGGCTACAGTAGAAAAAGAGAGACTTTCAGTAAAAGTTTTTATAAATAAAGTCTTAGCGGGTACAGCATTAGGTACTATTATTGCATTAATTCCAAACGCTATTTTAACTGCCATTTTAAGTTACGTATCAGATAATCCAGTAGCTGCTATCATTATTCAAGCAGCAGTCACATTCCAACTTGCTACCCCTTTAATTATCGGAGGTTTAATTGCTCTCCAATTTGGCCTTAAGCCAGCAGAGATGATGGTCACAGCTGGCGCTGCTTTTGTAGGGTCTGGCGTTATAAAATTAGGAGACTTGAACACTTATGTTGGGGCAGGTACCGGTGATATCATTAATATTATGATTACAGCCTCCGTTGCGGTTTTGCTAATTCGAGCAATTGGCGACAAATTTGGATCCGTTGCCATTATTGCCTTACCCATTTTTGTAGGGATAGGAGCAGGAGTAATAGGCATGCTAACCCTCCCTTATGTAACACAAGTTACAGTCGGCATTGGCGCAACTATTAACAGGTTTACGGAATTACAGCCAATCTTAATGAGTGTGTTAATTGCTTGTTCATTTGGCGCTCTAATTATATCACCTATTACAACGGTCGGTATTTCCTTAGCAATTCAAATAAGTGGGGTTTCAGCAGGAGCAGCAGCCATGGGTATAGCTGCTACAACCATTGTTTTGGTTATTAATTCTTGGAAGGTAAATGAATCAGGTGTCACACTCGCTATAGCGCTTGGTGGTATGAAAACAATGATGCCTAATTTATTTAGAACTCCTATTATTTTATTACCATGCTTGTTTACAGCAGCAATTTCTTCAATTCCCGTTACAATATTTGGCGTATCTGGAGTGCCTTCTTCTGCGGGATTCGGTTTAGTAGGTCTCGTAGGTCCGTTAGCTTCTTTAGATGCTGGTCTGGGTGTTGTACCTTTAATTATTAGTTGGTTTATTGTACCCACTCTTGCAGCGTTTTTAGCGCAGTTTTTATTTGAAAAAGTTTTCAAATTGTATGATCGTGAAAATGTTTTTAAATTTTTAGGGTAA
- a CDS encoding NADP-dependent oxidoreductase, with the protein MKAIVIEQYGGSEELVEKELSKPEIKTNQVLIEMHATSINPIDWKIRAGYLADGMPFEFPLILGWDAAGVIVEVGKDVTQFKVGDEVFARPAMANGTYSEYVAVDENLVALKPKTISFNEAASVPLAGLTAWQCLVDFGQIKAGDKVLIHAGSGGVGIFAIQIAKSFGAYVLSTASGKNEDFLKKLGVDEFINYKTTDFTNVAQNLDLVVDTMGGDILEKSLDVVKNGGRLVSIAGQPNEERAKERDITVESLWLNPNGKQLAELGELMEKGEVKTYIGHTFPFTAQGLRDAHDLSATHHAKGKIVIEIK; encoded by the coding sequence ATGAAAGCAATTGTTATTGAACAATATGGTGGATCTGAAGAGTTGGTAGAAAAAGAACTCTCTAAACCAGAAATTAAAACTAATCAAGTATTAATTGAAATGCATGCCACTTCAATTAATCCGATTGACTGGAAAATTCGTGCGGGTTACTTGGCTGATGGGATGCCATTTGAATTTCCACTTATTTTAGGCTGGGACGCGGCCGGTGTGATTGTAGAAGTTGGTAAGGATGTAACTCAATTTAAAGTTGGAGATGAAGTCTTTGCGCGTCCAGCGATGGCAAATGGTACTTACTCGGAATATGTGGCCGTAGATGAAAATCTGGTAGCTCTTAAACCTAAAACTATTAGCTTTAACGAAGCTGCGTCTGTACCACTGGCAGGGTTAACTGCATGGCAATGTCTTGTAGACTTTGGACAAATAAAAGCAGGCGATAAAGTTCTTATCCATGCTGGTTCAGGCGGTGTTGGAATATTTGCTATCCAGATCGCTAAAAGTTTTGGTGCTTACGTTTTATCAACTGCAAGTGGCAAGAATGAAGATTTTCTAAAAAAATTGGGTGTTGATGAATTTATCAACTACAAAACTACCGATTTTACTAATGTTGCACAAAATCTCGACCTTGTAGTTGATACAATGGGGGGCGACATTCTAGAAAAAAGTTTAGATGTTGTAAAAAATGGTGGCCGTTTGGTTTCTATCGCAGGCCAACCTAACGAGGAGAGAGCAAAAGAAAGAGATATTACCGTTGAATCTCTTTGGTTAAACCCTAATGGTAAACAACTCGCTGAGCTTGGGGAGTTAATGGAAAAAGGCGAAGTAAAAACTTATATTGGCCATACCTTCCCTTTTACTGCACAAGGATTACGTGATGCACATGATTTAAGTGCAACTCACCATGCGAAAGGGAAAATCGTAATTGAAATAAAGTAA